The Tardiphaga alba genome includes a window with the following:
- a CDS encoding glutamine amidotransferase: MNRHRRSAVALRHVAFEDLGLLSSVLDRAGWDVAFCEAAIDDLAHPSIENADLLIVLGGPIGVYEAEAYPFLTREIQLLERRLKQDRPTLGICLGAQLMARALGARVYAGATKEIGWGNITLTEQGAATCLAPLAEDGAAVLHWHGDTFDLPNGAMRLASNAHYENQAFAYGRNALALQFHLEADPRQLEEWYVGHALELAAAGIPVTQLRAATVSVAPQLQDRASRIFGRWVHALD, translated from the coding sequence ATGAACCGTCACCGGCGCTCTGCCGTAGCTTTGCGCCATGTGGCGTTCGAGGATCTCGGCCTGCTGTCGTCCGTGCTGGATCGTGCAGGCTGGGATGTCGCCTTTTGCGAGGCCGCCATCGACGACCTCGCTCATCCGTCCATCGAAAATGCCGATCTCCTGATCGTGCTGGGCGGCCCGATCGGCGTGTATGAGGCCGAGGCCTATCCGTTTCTCACCCGCGAGATCCAGCTGCTGGAACGGCGGCTGAAGCAGGATCGCCCAACCCTCGGCATCTGCCTCGGCGCGCAGCTGATGGCCCGCGCGCTGGGCGCCCGCGTCTATGCCGGCGCCACAAAGGAAATCGGCTGGGGCAACATCACCCTGACGGAGCAAGGTGCGGCGACGTGCCTCGCACCGCTCGCCGAAGACGGCGCAGCGGTTCTGCATTGGCATGGCGACACATTCGACCTGCCTAACGGCGCCATGCGGCTCGCCTCAAACGCGCATTACGAGAACCAGGCATTTGCCTACGGTCGTAATGCACTGGCCTTGCAATTTCATCTCGAAGCCGATCCGCGGCAGCTCGAGGAATGGTATGTCGGCCATGCCCTCGAATTGGCCGCCGCCGGCATTCCGGTGACGCAACTGCGCGCGGCGACCGTATCTGTCGCACCGCAATTGCAGGATCGGGCAAGCCGTATTTTCGGACGCTGGGTCCACGCGCTCGATTGA